From the genome of Solidesulfovibrio carbinolicus, one region includes:
- the sppA gene encoding signal peptide peptidase SppA, translating to MPSANQPLSVRRPALFGCLIAVAAVILVFGIAAAFGVFGHDEEGESLLGLAEARIGVVRVEGPINDAEEVVAFIRKLREDDTVKGVILRINSPGGAFGPSQEMYMAVKRLRAKKPVVASFSAVAASGGYYAACAADRIFSNPGSITGSIGVITQLANARELMQKLGLSMDSLTTGKLKDAGSPFKQLSDEQRAYLEGLINDLNAQFSGDVAKERKLSPEAIALIADGRAMTGARAQAIGLVDDLGGQEEAVGYLKKELGLKGEVPLFKGPKKKNSFFEKLSSSLPLVDPRGAAALAALADALEGRQSLPELR from the coding sequence ATGCCCAGCGCTAATCAACCGCTCTCTGTCAGGCGTCCGGCCCTGTTCGGATGCCTGATTGCCGTCGCGGCCGTGATCCTGGTTTTCGGGATCGCGGCCGCGTTTGGCGTTTTCGGCCACGACGAGGAGGGCGAATCCCTGCTCGGGCTGGCCGAGGCCCGCATCGGCGTGGTGCGCGTCGAAGGCCCGATAAACGACGCCGAAGAGGTCGTGGCCTTTATCCGCAAACTGCGCGAGGACGATACCGTCAAGGGCGTCATTTTACGCATCAATTCCCCTGGCGGAGCCTTTGGACCGTCCCAGGAAATGTACATGGCCGTCAAGCGCCTGCGAGCCAAAAAGCCCGTCGTGGCCTCCTTTTCCGCCGTGGCCGCCTCGGGCGGGTATTACGCCGCCTGCGCGGCTGACCGCATCTTTTCCAACCCCGGCTCCATCACCGGCAGCATCGGCGTCATCACCCAGCTGGCCAACGCCCGGGAGCTCATGCAAAAGCTGGGACTGAGCATGGACTCGCTGACCACCGGCAAGCTCAAGGATGCCGGCAGCCCCTTCAAGCAGCTCTCCGACGAGCAACGCGCCTACCTCGAAGGCCTGATAAACGACCTCAACGCCCAGTTCAGCGGCGATGTGGCCAAGGAGCGCAAGCTCTCCCCTGAGGCCATCGCGCTCATCGCTGACGGTCGGGCCATGACCGGCGCGCGCGCCCAGGCCATTGGCCTTGTGGACGACCTCGGCGGCCAGGAAGAGGCCGTGGGCTACCTTAAAAAAGAGCTCGGCCTCAAGGGCGAGGTGCCGCTTTTCAAGGGGCCCAAGAAAAAGAACAGCTTTTTCGAGAAGCTGTCCTCCTCCCTGCCCCTGGTCGATCCGCGCGGCGCGGCCGCGCTTGCCGCCCTGGCCGACGCCCTGGAAGGTCGCCAAAGCCTGCCCGAACTTCGTTGA
- a CDS encoding HAD family hydrolase, protein MPNTIFDAAVFDFDGTLAELVLDFTAMKQLVARQAAAFLPDVPPANGLPALEYAAKLTAAIARTNPEASRRFAAQAAQGIEAMETDGAARAGLFPETRAALAALAGRGVKVGVITRNCRRAVLTVFPDLHDFAGVLLARDDTPRVKPDPGHLLAALQALGASPARSLMVGDHPMDLAVGKAAGTRTAAVASGHASRDELARHGPDYLAADVGELVAKLMG, encoded by the coding sequence ATGCCCAACACCATTTTCGATGCCGCCGTGTTCGACTTCGACGGCACCCTGGCCGAGTTGGTCCTGGATTTCACGGCCATGAAACAGCTCGTGGCTCGGCAGGCGGCCGCGTTTTTGCCCGACGTGCCGCCGGCCAACGGCCTGCCGGCCCTGGAATACGCCGCGAAGCTCACCGCCGCCATCGCCCGGACCAATCCCGAAGCGTCCCGGCGCTTCGCCGCCCAGGCCGCCCAGGGCATCGAAGCCATGGAAACCGACGGAGCCGCCCGGGCCGGCCTTTTCCCCGAAACCCGGGCCGCCCTTGCCGCCCTGGCCGGGCGCGGCGTCAAGGTCGGCGTCATCACCCGCAACTGCCGCCGGGCCGTGTTGACGGTCTTTCCCGATTTGCACGATTTCGCCGGTGTGCTCCTGGCCCGCGACGACACGCCGCGCGTCAAACCCGATCCCGGGCATCTGCTGGCCGCGCTCCAGGCCCTGGGCGCTTCGCCGGCCCGGTCGCTCATGGTCGGCGACCATCCCATGGACCTGGCCGTGGGCAAGGCCGCCGGCACGCGCACCGCCGCAGTGGCCAGCGGCCACGCCAGCCGCGACGAACTGGCCCGCCACGGGCCGGATTATCTGGCGGCCGACGTGGGGGAGTTGGTGGCGAAGTTGATGGGGTGA
- a CDS encoding YybH family protein: protein MPKMAALCFALVAALCLLAGCGGKKTKAEPGKPSGFASADAKNIHEFIVRFPDMAASGDAGAMLRLFTEDARYVPLLGKDVRPIRGSGELERQLPASLAEQRRMGLAMQWREPMNIQVKGERASVRAVADLRWNENGQAKQAVMSCYFGLSRDDNYLWRIREFHGEPVGPSFKAPPQTQPAKAPAKKPVRKEKIVIQGEPPKPAAKQPAATPAPQPTPPPAQEKPPHDGPLVEDSPKPFF, encoded by the coding sequence ATGCCGAAGATGGCGGCGTTGTGCTTCGCGCTTGTGGCGGCCCTGTGTCTGCTGGCCGGTTGCGGCGGTAAAAAAACCAAGGCCGAGCCGGGCAAGCCGTCGGGGTTCGCCTCGGCCGATGCGAAAAACATTCACGAATTCATCGTCCGCTTCCCGGATATGGCCGCAAGCGGCGACGCCGGGGCCATGCTGCGCCTTTTCACCGAAGACGCCCGCTACGTGCCGCTTCTGGGCAAGGACGTGCGCCCCATCCGGGGGAGCGGCGAACTGGAGCGCCAGCTTCCCGCCTCCCTGGCCGAACAGCGCCGCATGGGACTCGCCATGCAGTGGCGCGAACCCATGAACATCCAGGTCAAGGGCGAGCGGGCCAGCGTGCGGGCCGTGGCCGACCTGCGCTGGAACGAAAACGGCCAAGCCAAACAGGCTGTGATGAGCTGTTATTTCGGCCTGTCGCGCGACGACAACTACCTGTGGCGCATCCGGGAGTTCCACGGCGAACCGGTCGGCCCGAGCTTCAAGGCGCCGCCCCAGACCCAGCCGGCCAAGGCCCCGGCCAAAAAGCCCGTGCGCAAGGAAAAGATCGTCATCCAGGGCGAACCGCCAAAGCCCGCCGCCAAACAGCCCGCCGCCACGCCCGCGCCCCAGCCAACCCCGCCGCCAGCCCAGGAAAAACCGCCCCATGACGGGCCGCTAGTGGAAGACTCGCCGAAGCCATTTTTTTAG
- the rimO gene encoding 30S ribosomal protein S12 methylthiotransferase RimO, with translation MSKIYRVHTISLGCPKNRVDTENVLGGLPFATTPAATPEAADLVVVNTCSFIAPAVEESVAAILEASEAIRELSPRPVLAVLGCLPSRFGQELREGLPEVDIWGLPSELDLIPGRLAKALSAESAAPTGRLASTPPSYAYLKIAEGCDHACRYCTIPSIRGPLVSKPLDALVEESRRLLDKGASELVVVAQDVAAYGRDLGMKEGLKALLGKLLPLSGLKWLRLLYLYPSGVTDDLLAFLAGAGRPFVPYFDIPFQHIHPDMLAAMGRPKAASAETVVARVRRHFPDAALRSTFIVGLPGEKKEHFETLLRFVNEARLNHVGVFPYHREDGTPAAAMAGQVRSDVKARRVEAVMAAQREISADLLEEWVGRDTEVLVDSVHPEWPGLHVGRTWFQAPEIDGVTYVSGPGVAPGNMVTATIEEAKDYDLVGLA, from the coding sequence ATGTCCAAGATATATCGCGTCCACACCATAAGCCTTGGCTGCCCCAAAAACCGGGTGGACACCGAAAACGTGCTGGGCGGCCTGCCCTTTGCCACGACGCCCGCAGCCACGCCCGAGGCGGCCGATCTGGTCGTGGTCAACACCTGCTCGTTTATTGCCCCGGCGGTTGAGGAGTCCGTGGCCGCCATCCTGGAAGCCTCCGAGGCCATCCGGGAGCTGTCGCCGCGCCCGGTGCTGGCCGTGCTCGGCTGCCTGCCCTCGCGCTTTGGCCAGGAACTGCGCGAGGGCCTGCCCGAGGTTGACATCTGGGGCCTGCCCTCGGAGCTGGACCTCATCCCGGGCCGGCTGGCCAAGGCGCTGTCGGCTGAATCGGCCGCGCCCACCGGCCGTCTGGCCAGCACCCCGCCGTCCTATGCCTACCTCAAAATCGCCGAAGGCTGTGACCATGCCTGCCGCTATTGCACCATTCCGTCGATTCGCGGGCCGCTTGTGAGCAAGCCCCTGGACGCCCTGGTGGAGGAGTCCCGGCGGCTTCTGGACAAGGGCGCGTCGGAGCTCGTTGTGGTGGCCCAGGACGTGGCCGCCTACGGCCGCGATCTGGGCATGAAAGAGGGCCTCAAGGCGCTGCTGGGCAAGCTCCTGCCGCTTTCGGGGCTCAAGTGGCTGCGCCTGCTTTATCTCTATCCGTCCGGGGTGACGGACGATCTGCTGGCTTTCCTGGCCGGGGCCGGCCGGCCCTTCGTGCCGTATTTCGACATCCCGTTCCAGCACATCCACCCGGACATGCTGGCCGCCATGGGCCGTCCCAAGGCGGCCTCGGCCGAGACGGTGGTGGCCCGGGTGCGCCGCCATTTCCCGGACGCCGCCCTGCGCTCGACGTTTATCGTGGGGCTTCCCGGCGAAAAGAAAGAACATTTCGAGACGCTGCTGCGCTTTGTCAACGAAGCCAGGCTCAACCATGTCGGCGTCTTCCCCTACCACCGCGAGGACGGCACCCCGGCGGCGGCCATGGCCGGACAGGTGCGCAGCGACGTCAAGGCCCGGCGGGTGGAGGCGGTCATGGCCGCCCAGCGCGAGATCAGCGCCGATTTGCTGGAAGAGTGGGTCGGCCGGGACACGGAAGTGCTGGTGGACAGCGTCCATCCCGAATGGCCGGGGCTGCATGTGGGGCGCACCTGGTTCCAGGCCCCGGAGATCGACGGGGTGACGTATGTCAGCGGCCCGGGCGTCGCGCCGGGCAACATGGTTACGGCGACCATCGAGGAAGCAAAGGACTATGATCTCGTAGGGCTGGCCTGA
- a CDS encoding fumarylacetoacetate hydrolase family protein — translation MRLVSFAQNDGPRLGVRLGDVLIDLSQVDDSLPSDMIAFLAGGQDAFDAVRKAAQNAPTAAQMRFSSVKLLPVVPRPGKIVCVGLNYVDHAVEISPRNLPDHPTFFARLASTLIAHNEPLLRPAVSTKLDFEGELAVIIGKPGRLIPKSQALAHVGGYALFNEGSVRDYQFRTSQWFLGKNFDATGAFGPELCTPDELPPGANGLLLCTRVNGELVQEAATSDMLFPVPALIAALSEAMTLNPGDVIVTGTPSGVGFARKPPRYLKPGDVCEIELEGYGVLRNPVGDALGE, via the coding sequence ATGCGTCTCGTTTCCTTCGCCCAAAACGACGGACCTCGCCTGGGCGTACGCCTGGGCGATGTGCTCATCGACCTTTCCCAGGTTGACGACAGCCTCCCGAGCGACATGATCGCCTTCCTGGCCGGCGGCCAGGACGCGTTCGACGCCGTACGGAAGGCCGCTCAAAATGCGCCTACGGCGGCCCAGATGCGCTTTTCGTCGGTCAAACTGCTGCCCGTCGTGCCGCGCCCCGGCAAAATTGTCTGCGTAGGCCTCAACTACGTGGACCATGCCGTGGAAATCAGTCCGCGCAACCTGCCCGATCACCCGACCTTTTTCGCCCGCCTGGCCTCGACCCTGATCGCCCACAACGAACCGCTCCTGCGGCCGGCTGTCTCGACCAAACTCGATTTCGAGGGCGAACTGGCCGTCATCATCGGCAAGCCCGGCCGCCTGATCCCCAAAAGCCAGGCCCTGGCCCACGTGGGCGGCTATGCGCTTTTTAACGAAGGTTCCGTGCGTGACTACCAGTTCCGCACCTCCCAGTGGTTTCTCGGCAAAAATTTCGACGCCACCGGCGCGTTCGGCCCGGAACTGTGCACCCCCGACGAACTGCCGCCCGGAGCAAACGGCCTGCTTTTGTGCACCCGCGTCAACGGCGAACTGGTCCAGGAAGCCGCCACCTCGGACATGCTGTTCCCCGTGCCGGCCCTTATCGCCGCCCTGTCCGAGGCCATGACGCTCAATCCCGGCGACGTCATCGTCACCGGCACTCCGTCGGGCGTGGGCTTTGCCCGCAAACCGCCGCGCTATCTCAAGCCCGGCGATGTCTGCGAGATAGAACTCGAAGGCTACGGCGTACTGCGCAATCCCGTGGGCGATGCCCTCGGCGAGTAG
- a CDS encoding proline iminopeptidase-family hydrolase: MLTQDRASVGLIDVPGGRVFYRIVGQDAPGTPLLVVHGGPGLPHDYLEPLEALANARPVVFYDQLGCGRSDRPDDLSLFALPRYVEELDAVRRALGLTQLALLGQSFGALLCVEYLLRRGQEGVTRLVLSGPCLSAARFAADQRAHLTAMPQGVQDAVAAAEAAGDYDSDAYQAAVGVFYAKHVCRLDPWPECLTRAIEGMSLPCYLHMWGPSEFTLTGNLAGYDATPELGTITVPTLFTCGRYDEATPETTADFAARIPGARLTVIEDASHSHHLEQPARYLETVEAFLA, from the coding sequence ATGTTGACCCAAGACCGTGCTTCCGTGGGGCTGATCGATGTTCCCGGCGGCCGGGTGTTCTACCGTATCGTCGGCCAGGACGCGCCCGGCACGCCGCTTCTTGTCGTCCATGGCGGCCCGGGCCTGCCCCACGACTATCTGGAGCCTCTGGAAGCCCTGGCCAACGCCCGGCCGGTGGTTTTCTACGACCAGCTCGGCTGCGGCCGATCCGACCGGCCAGACGACCTGTCGCTTTTTGCCCTGCCGCGTTACGTCGAAGAACTCGACGCCGTGCGCCGGGCCTTGGGGCTTACGCAGCTGGCGCTTTTGGGGCAATCCTTTGGCGCGCTTTTGTGCGTGGAATATCTGCTGCGGCGCGGCCAGGAAGGGGTTACCCGGCTTGTGCTCTCCGGGCCGTGCCTGAGCGCCGCCCGGTTCGCCGCCGATCAGCGGGCGCATCTCACCGCCATGCCCCAAGGGGTGCAAGACGCCGTGGCCGCCGCCGAAGCGGCCGGCGATTACGACAGCGACGCCTATCAGGCGGCCGTGGGCGTGTTTTACGCCAAACACGTCTGCCGCCTCGATCCCTGGCCGGAATGCCTCACGCGGGCCATCGAGGGAATGAGCCTGCCCTGCTACCTGCACATGTGGGGGCCAAGCGAATTTACTCTGACCGGGAACCTGGCCGGCTACGATGCCACGCCTGAGCTGGGGACGATCACCGTGCCGACGCTTTTCACCTGCGGCCGCTACGACGAAGCCACGCCCGAGACCACGGCGGACTTCGCCGCCCGCATCCCGGGCGCGCGGCTGACCGTCATTGAAGACGCCAGCCACAGCCACCACCTGGAGCAGCCGGCGCGCTACCTGGAAACCGTCGAGGCGTTTCTCGCTTAG
- a CDS encoding 30S ribosomal protein S1, with product MDKTTEMKNNLNSEMEVNFEAALENYLNEDFGDLEEGSITQGVVVRIGKEHVLVDVNFKSEGQIPVGEFLDPLGEMEVKVGDQIDVYVVSKNESEGTIIMSRERAKRMQLFDKLEEIQEKDDVISGKIVRRIKGGYTVDLGGVEAFLPGSHVDLRPVPDMDALVGQEFEFRVLKINRRRSNVIVSRRVLLEERRDSMRKDLLKTLEEGQTVTGRVKNITEYGVFVDLGGLDGLMHITDMSWKRIKHPKELVHLGDELELKVLSFDQDKQKVSLGMKQLIADPWENIAGKYPEDTRMSGKVTNLVDYGAFVELEPGVEGLVHISEMSWTRKLRHPSQMVHVGDEVEVVVLSVDPDKKRISLGMKQVRPNPWDIVAEKYPEGTILEGSVKNITEFGIFIGIEDGIDGLIHVSDISWTKKVRHPGEMFKSGDIVMAKVLTVDKENEKFTLGIKQLSEDPWTRVPDTYPVGAMVKGTVTNITDFGLFVEVEEGIEGLVHVSEISRKKVKTPAEIYKEGDEIEAKVIHVSADERRLGLSIKSIKDEEDKKKAKEFRTAGPSDTGSNLGELLRQKLEEDAQR from the coding sequence ATGGACAAAACCACGGAAATGAAAAACAACCTTAACTCGGAAATGGAAGTCAACTTCGAGGCCGCGCTGGAAAATTACCTCAATGAGGATTTCGGCGACCTGGAAGAAGGTTCCATCACTCAGGGCGTCGTGGTCCGCATCGGCAAGGAGCACGTCCTCGTGGACGTCAACTTCAAGTCCGAGGGCCAGATTCCGGTCGGCGAATTCCTGGACCCGCTGGGGGAAATGGAAGTCAAAGTCGGCGACCAGATCGACGTCTACGTCGTCTCCAAGAACGAATCCGAAGGCACCATCATCATGTCCCGCGAGCGGGCCAAGAGGATGCAGCTTTTTGATAAGCTCGAGGAAATCCAGGAAAAAGATGACGTCATCAGCGGTAAGATCGTGCGCCGCATCAAGGGTGGCTACACCGTCGATCTCGGCGGCGTCGAAGCCTTCCTGCCCGGTTCCCACGTCGACCTGCGCCCCGTGCCCGACATGGACGCCCTGGTCGGCCAGGAATTCGAATTCCGCGTGCTCAAGATCAACCGCCGCCGCAGCAACGTCATCGTTTCCCGCCGCGTGCTCCTGGAAGAGCGCCGGGATTCCATGCGCAAAGACCTCCTCAAGACCCTCGAAGAGGGCCAGACCGTCACCGGTCGGGTCAAGAACATCACCGAGTACGGCGTTTTCGTCGACCTCGGCGGCCTCGACGGCCTCATGCACATCACCGACATGTCCTGGAAGCGCATCAAGCATCCCAAAGAGCTGGTGCATCTGGGCGACGAGCTGGAACTGAAGGTCCTTTCCTTCGACCAGGACAAGCAGAAAGTGTCGCTTGGCATGAAGCAGCTCATCGCCGATCCCTGGGAAAACATCGCCGGCAAGTACCCCGAAGACACCCGCATGTCCGGTAAGGTCACCAACCTGGTCGACTACGGCGCGTTTGTCGAGCTGGAGCCCGGCGTCGAAGGGCTGGTCCACATCTCCGAGATGTCCTGGACCCGCAAGCTGCGCCACCCGAGCCAGATGGTCCACGTCGGCGACGAAGTCGAAGTGGTCGTGCTGTCCGTTGATCCGGACAAGAAGCGCATTTCGCTCGGCATGAAGCAGGTTCGCCCGAATCCGTGGGATATCGTGGCCGAGAAGTACCCCGAGGGCACCATCCTTGAGGGTTCGGTCAAAAACATCACCGAGTTCGGCATCTTCATCGGCATCGAGGACGGCATTGACGGCCTGATCCACGTCTCCGACATCTCCTGGACCAAAAAGGTCCGCCACCCCGGCGAGATGTTCAAGAGCGGCGACATCGTCATGGCCAAGGTCCTCACCGTCGACAAAGAGAACGAGAAGTTCACCCTGGGCATCAAGCAGCTCTCCGAAGATCCCTGGACCCGCGTGCCCGACACCTACCCGGTCGGCGCCATGGTCAAGGGCACGGTAACCAACATCACCGACTTCGGCCTGTTCGTGGAAGTGGAAGAAGGCATCGAAGGCTTGGTCCACGTTTCCGAGATCAGCCGCAAGAAGGTCAAGACGCCTGCCGAGATCTACAAGGAAGGCGACGAGATCGAAGCCAAGGTCATCCACGTCTCCGCCGACGAGCGCCGCCTGGGCCTGTCCATCAAGTCCATCAAGGACGAAGAGGACAAGAAAAAGGCCAAGGAATTCCGCACCGCCGGTCCTTCCGACACCGGAAGCAATCTGGGCGAGCTCCTGCGCCAGAAACTGGAAGAGGATGCCCAGCGCTAA
- a CDS encoding XTP/dITP diphosphatase, whose product MDTQTKQDGLKVVLATRNAGKIKELNALLAGLGVTVVGLGEFPEIGEIPETGTTFLENARIKAWAVAKATGLVSLADDSGLCVDALSGAPGVYSARYAGENATDAANNDKLLTVMAHVPEGDRTCRFVSVVVAADPDGRELTAEGSWEGRVAFAPAGDGGFGYDPLFFDALAGKTAAELTPTEKNARSHRGQALAKLVEKWEDWRGKE is encoded by the coding sequence ATGGATACCCAGACGAAGCAAGACGGCCTCAAGGTCGTGCTGGCCACCCGCAACGCCGGGAAGATCAAGGAATTAAACGCTCTGCTGGCCGGACTTGGCGTCACCGTGGTCGGACTCGGGGAATTCCCGGAAATCGGCGAAATCCCCGAAACCGGGACGACGTTTCTGGAAAACGCCCGTATCAAGGCCTGGGCCGTGGCCAAGGCCACGGGGCTGGTGAGCCTGGCCGACGATTCCGGCCTGTGCGTGGACGCCCTGTCCGGCGCGCCGGGCGTCTATTCGGCCCGCTACGCCGGCGAAAACGCCACCGACGCCGCCAACAACGACAAGTTGCTGACCGTCATGGCCCATGTGCCCGAGGGCGACCGCACCTGCCGGTTCGTCTCGGTGGTGGTGGCGGCCGATCCCGACGGCCGGGAACTCACGGCCGAAGGCTCCTGGGAAGGCCGGGTGGCCTTCGCGCCCGCCGGCGACGGCGGCTTCGGCTACGATCCGCTCTTTTTCGACGCCCTTGCCGGCAAAACCGCCGCCGAACTCACGCCCACCGAAAAAAACGCCCGCAGCCATCGCGGCCAGGCGTTGGCGAAATTGGTGGAGAAATGGGAAGATTGGCGGGGAAAAGAATAA
- the malQ gene encoding 4-alpha-glucanotransferase, with amino-acid sequence MLRRASGVLMHVTSLPSRFGIGDFGPGARRFARFLRQASQSYWQILPLSPTSTFIGNSPYSSDSAFAVSPLLISPEAMVEDGWLDAAALEAAVVDGDPAVADFEQAQAKKEALCRAAFAAGRQRLACDAAYVVFCREATGWLDDYALFRAAKREQHEAGFASWPAGLRDREPAAVDALKIRMAEEIDYVRFVQYLAHSQWKALRAQLRQADIQVIGDMPIYVTEDSADVWANPELFKLGPDKRPVWVAGVPPDYFSATGQRWGNPVYDWPAHEAEGFAWWLRRMERTLELYDIVRLDHFRGFEAYWEIAASEETAVNGTWVKAPGHALFKTLTRRFPALPIIAEDLGVITAEVRELMAAFSFPGMRVLQFAFGPGIAENRDAPHNYERNHVAYTGTHDNNTTLGWARGESGGEALESLYAYLGRRVPHEEVPWELLRLIMQSAASKVIAPMQDILCLGEGARMNMPSVAKGNWSWRAVDDHFDAAIAARLRGMTEIFGRNH; translated from the coding sequence ATGCTGCGCAGAGCCAGCGGCGTGCTCATGCACGTCACCTCGCTTCCCTCCCGGTTCGGCATCGGCGATTTCGGCCCCGGCGCGCGGCGCTTTGCCCGCTTCTTGCGCCAGGCTTCCCAGTCCTATTGGCAGATATTGCCCCTGTCGCCGACGTCGACCTTTATCGGCAACTCGCCCTACAGCAGCGACTCGGCCTTTGCCGTAAGTCCGCTGCTCATAAGTCCCGAAGCCATGGTCGAGGACGGCTGGCTGGACGCGGCGGCTCTGGAGGCGGCCGTAGTGGACGGCGATCCGGCCGTGGCGGATTTCGAGCAGGCGCAGGCCAAAAAAGAAGCGCTTTGTCGCGCGGCTTTTGCCGCCGGCCGCCAGCGGCTGGCCTGTGACGCCGCCTATGTCGTCTTTTGCCGCGAGGCGACCGGCTGGCTGGACGATTACGCCCTGTTCCGGGCGGCCAAGCGTGAGCAGCATGAGGCCGGGTTTGCCTCGTGGCCGGCCGGACTGCGCGACCGCGAGCCGGCGGCCGTGGACGCGCTGAAGATTCGCATGGCCGAGGAGATCGACTACGTGCGGTTCGTGCAGTACCTGGCCCACAGCCAGTGGAAGGCCCTGCGGGCGCAGCTGCGCCAGGCCGACATCCAGGTCATCGGCGACATGCCCATCTACGTCACCGAGGACAGCGCCGACGTCTGGGCCAATCCGGAGCTGTTCAAGCTCGGCCCGGACAAGCGGCCGGTCTGGGTGGCCGGAGTGCCGCCGGATTATTTCAGCGCCACCGGCCAGCGCTGGGGCAATCCGGTCTACGACTGGCCGGCCCACGAGGCCGAGGGCTTCGCTTGGTGGCTACGGCGCATGGAGCGGACGCTGGAACTCTACGACATCGTGCGCCTGGACCACTTCCGGGGATTTGAGGCCTACTGGGAGATCGCGGCCAGCGAAGAGACGGCCGTCAACGGAACCTGGGTCAAGGCCCCGGGACACGCGCTTTTCAAGACCCTGACCCGGCGTTTTCCGGCCCTGCCCATCATCGCCGAGGACCTTGGCGTCATCACCGCCGAAGTGCGCGAACTCATGGCCGCCTTCAGCTTCCCCGGCATGCGCGTGCTCCAGTTCGCCTTCGGTCCGGGCATCGCCGAAAACCGCGACGCGCCCCACAACTACGAACGCAACCACGTGGCCTACACCGGCACCCACGACAACAACACGACGCTCGGCTGGGCGCGCGGCGAATCCGGCGGCGAGGCCCTGGAATCGCTCTACGCCTACCTCGGCCGGCGCGTGCCCCACGAGGAGGTGCCCTGGGAACTGCTGCGGCTAATCATGCAAAGCGCCGCCTCCAAGGTCATCGCGCCCATGCAGGATATCCTGTGCCTGGGCGAAGGCGCGCGCATGAACATGCCGTCCGTGGCCAAGGGCAACTGGTCCTGGCGCGCCGTGGACGACCACTTCGACGCTGCCATTGCCGCGCGGCTGAGGGGGATGACCGAGATATTTGGTCGGAATCATTGA